From a region of the Cygnus atratus isolate AKBS03 ecotype Queensland, Australia chromosome 3, CAtr_DNAZoo_HiC_assembly, whole genome shotgun sequence genome:
- the GLYATL3 gene encoding glycine N-acyltransferase-like protein 3, translating to MLVLNCSTKLQMLEKMLQRSFPESLKVYGAVMNINRGNPFRKEVVVDSWSDFKVVITRPQRQVDIHTDDLDHYTNTHAVFYKEPHAYQELLENTNAINWGQIFQIQGLQYGICGISRAVALSKQVDVKTSSFRMVIHSDPDTLPDVKLQMDPKFTLAYLDVSHSSLLNKTWSRGGNPRCEKYLANLICCFPSVCVLDDKGYPLSWSLTDQFATMIHSYTLPEHRRKGFSRLVTTTLAKKLHSCGFPVQGNVLEANLPCVTLLKSMNAHFLPCSFFRVIHTPFQFLAKLH from the exons ATGTTGGTGCTTAACTGCTCCACGAAGCTGCAGATGCTGGAGAAAATGTTACAGCGGAGTTTTCCTGAGTCCCTCAAG GTTTATGGAGCTGTAATGAATATCAACCGAGGGAATCCCTTCAGGAAGGAGGTGGTGGTAGATTCATGGTCAGACTTCAAAGTTGTCATCACCCGTCCTCAGAGGCAGGTAGATATACAT ACAGATGACCTTGACCATTATACTAACACACATGCAGTTTTCTACAAGGAGCCACATGCTTACCAGGAGCTACTTGAAAACACAAATGCCATCAACTGGGGACAAATTTTTCAGATTCAAG GGCTCCAGTATGGAATATGTGGAATATCCAGAGCTGTTGCATTATCTAAGCAGGTAGATGTGAAAACATCCTCCTTCCGGATGGTTATCCACTCAGACCCAGACACGCTGCCAGATGTCAAACTTCA GATGGACCCTAAATTCACCCTGGCTTACCTGGACGTCTCCCATTCCAGCCTGCTCAACAAAACCTGGTCGAGGGGAGGCAATCCGAGGTGCGAGAAGTACCTTGCTAACCTCATTTGCTGCTTTCCCAGTGTCTGTGTCTTAGATGACAAGGGGTATCCCCTCTCCTGGAGCCTGACAGACCAGTTTGCCACCATGATTCATAGTTATACTCTTCCAGAGCATCGAAGAAAGGGTTTTAGCAGGCTTGTGACTACCACTTTAGCTAAGAAATTACATAGCTGTGGCTTTCCAGTGCAAGGTAATGTCCTGGAGGCAAATCTGCCATGTGTAACATTGCTGAAAAGCATGAATGCCCACTTTCTTCCCTGCTCATTTTTCAGAGTGATTCACACACCTTTTCAGTTTCTAGCCAAACTTCACTAA
- the CENPQ gene encoding centromere protein Q gives MKHHRTYSSKMGETDNEGTARKRTSKKKGTDGERRKQAQKRKGVTQTVKRKNKEDEDYSPAGERGYSKKVKLTSAKTESWQTLSESSRMFLETVMDSGILSILCQQSGGKGDVQKHLNLLKERMLGLFKTLKVPPGKLGDLKNVLSLHLAEKQMLETNEKTLIQLQEEITEAEQSAEHMEETIMRLQNKIQALKKQLEEDEKKAQKVFQEGGTGALHLPELPKRSLQAPTLQEEILKIKNQKGLLKDMNTIQQSADMKNMLTLIEKIYEKVDFL, from the exons ATGAAACACCACCGTACATATTCCAGTAAAATGGGGGAGACAGATAATGAGGGAACAGCAAGAAAACGTACCAGCAAAAAAAAGGGAACggatggagaaagaagaaaacaagctcaaaaaagaaag ggAGTCACTCAGacagtcaaaaggaaaaataaggaagatgAGGATTATTCCCCTGCAG GTGAAAGAGGTTAttcaaaaaaagtgaaactaaCCAGTGCTAAAACAGAATCTTGGCAGACTCtctcagagagcagcaggatgtTTCTGGAAACTGTAATGGACTCGGGAATACT atctATTTTGTGCCAACAAAGTGGGGGAAAAGGAGATGTTCAGAAACACCTAAACCTCTTGAAAGAGAG GATGCTGGGACTTTTCAAGACCTTAAAGGTGCCTCCAGGGAAGCTGGGTGACCTGAAGAATGTCCTGAGCCTTCACttggcagaaaaacaaatgcttgaGACAAATGAAAAGACTTTGATACAACTGCAG gaagaaataaCTGAAGCCGAGCAATCAGCAGAACACATGGAAGAAACTATAATGAGACTGCAGAACAAAATCCAGGCGCTCAAGAAACAGTtagaggaagatgaaaaaaaggcCCAGAAG gTGTTCCAGGAAGGTGGCACTGGGGCACTCCACCTTCCAGAACTCCCCAAGCGCAGTTTACAGGCACCCACTTTGCAG gaagaaattttgaagataaaaaatcAGAAGGGTCTTTTAAAGGATATGAATACTATTCAGCAGTCAGCTGATATGAAGAACATGTTAACCCTCATTGAAAAGATATATGAGAAGGTGGACTTCCTTTGA
- the MMUT gene encoding methylmalonyl-CoA mutase, mitochondrial, with amino-acid sequence MLRAKDAFLRLRPCRCICPAQLPACRLAWRSLHRQPLHPEWAALAEKQLKGKNPKDLIWHTPEGIDIKPLYSKRDTKDLPEELPGVKPFTRGPYPTMYTYRPWTIRQYAGFSTVEESNKFYKDNIKAGQQGLSVAFDLATHRGYDSDNPRVRGDVGMAGVAIDTVEDTKILFDGIPLEKMSVSMTMNGAVIPVLATFIVTGEEQGVPQAKLTGTIQNDILKEFMVRNTYIFPPEPSMRIIADIFQYTSKYMPKFNSISISGYHMQEAGADAILELAYTIADGLEYCRTGLKAGLTIDEFAPRLSFFWGIGMNFYMEIAKLRAGRRLWAHLVEKMFKPKDPKSLLLRAHCQTSGWSLTEQDPFNNVIRTTIEAMAAVFGGTQSLHTNSFDEALGLPTVKSARIARNTQIIIQEESGIPKVADPWGGSYLMECLTDDVYEAALKLIEEIEEMGGMAKAVAEGIPKLRIEECAARRQARIDSGSEVIVGVNKHQLEKEETVEVLAIDNTSVRSKQIEKINKVKASRDPAAAQRCLAALTQCAATGEGNLLALAVEAARSRCTVGEITDAMKKVFGEHKASDRMVSGAYRQEFGESDEILHAINRVNKFMDREGRRPRILVAKMGQDGHDRGAKVIATGFADIGFDVDIGPLFQTPREVAQQAVDADVHCVGVSTLAAGHKTLVPELIKELDALGRPDILVICGGVIPPQDYDFLYEAGVTNVFGPGTRIPKAAVQVLDDIEKCLEKRQQSV; translated from the exons ATGCTGAGAGCCAAGGATGCTTTCCTGCGCCTGCGGCCCTGCCGCTGCATTTGCCCGGCGCAGCTTCCAGCCTGCAGGCTCGCGTGGCGGTCGCTGCACAGGCAGCCGTTGCACCCCGAGTGGGCTGCCCttgctgagaagcagctgaaaggCAAGAACCCGAAGGATTTAATCTGGCACACCCCAGAGGGGATCGACATCAAGCCCTTGTACTCCAAGAGGGACACGAAAGATCTCCCGGAGGAGCTGCCGGGGGTGAAACCTTTCACACGAGGGCCGTACCCCACCATGTACACGTACAGGCCGTGGACCATCCGCCAGTATGCTGGCTTCAGTACAGTGGAGGAGAGCAACAAGTTCTACAAGGACAATATTAAAG CTGGCCAACAGGGATTGTCTGTTGCTTTTGACTTAGCTACCCACCGTGGTTATGATTCAGATAATCCACGAGTTCGAGGGGATGTTGGAATGGCCGGAGTTGCCATAGATACAGTGGAAGACACCAAAATCCTTTTCGATGGAATTCCTTTAGAGAAAATGTCCGTTTCTATGACAATGAATGGAGCAGTCATTCCTGTGTTGGCGACGTTCATTGTGactggagaggagcagggagtgCCTCAGGCCAAGCTGACAGGGACAATCCAGAATGACATACTGAAGGAGTTCATGGTCCGGAATACGTACATCTTCCCTCCAGAACCATCCATGCGGATTATTGCGGACATCTTCCAGTACACCTCAAAG tataTGCCAAAATTTAATTCCATTTCAATCAGTGGATACCACATGCAAGAGGCAGGAGCGGATGCCATTCTGGAATTAGCTTATACTATAGCAGATGGCTTGGAGTACTGCAGAACTGGACTTAAAGCTGGCCTCACCATTGATGAATTCGCACCAAG ACTCTCCTTCTTCTGGGGGATTGGCATGAATTTCTATATGGAAATAGCTAAGCTACGAGCTGGGAGGCGGCTGTGGGCTCACTTGgtagagaaaatgtttaaacCCAAGGATCCCAAATCTCTTCTGCTGAGAGCTCATTGTCAGACTTCAGGCTGGTCACTCACTGAGCAG gaTCCCTTTAACAACGTTATTCGTACTACCATTGAAGCGATGGCTGCAGTATTTGGGGGTACACAGTCCTTGCATACAAATTCCTTTGATGAAGCTTTGGGTTTGCCCACGGTGAAGAGTGCTCGCATTGCTCGGAATACGCAGATCATAATACAGGAGGAGTCAGGGATTCCTAAAGTGGCAGACCCCTGGGGGGGATCTTACCTCATGGAGTGCCTCACCGATGATGTCTATGAAGCTGCTTTGAAG CTCATTGAGGAGATCGAAGAAATGGGTGGAATGGCCAAAGCTGTTGCTGAGGGAATTCCCAAACTTCGTATTGAAGAGTGTGCAGCCCGAAGACAAGCCAGGATTGACTCTG GGTCTGAAGTAATTGTTGGAGTAAACAAGCATCAGCTAGAAAAAGAGGAGACAGTTGAAGTTCTGGCTATTGATAATACTTCAGTCCGTAGCAAGCAGATCGAGAAGATTAATAAG GTGAAAGCTAGTAGAgatccagcagcagcccagcgaTGTCTTGCTGCTCTAACACAGTGTGCAGCTACAGGTGAAGGCAATTTACTGGCTCTTGCAGTGGAAGCAGCACGTTCAAG GTGCACCGTTGGAGAAATAACAGATGCGATGAAGAAGGTGTTTGGAGAGCATAAAGCCAGTGATCGAATGGTGAGCGGAGCTTACCGCCAGGAGTTTGGAGAGAGTGATGAAATTCTTCATGCCATCAATAG AGTTAACAAGTTCATGGATCGTGAAGGGCGCAGGCCTCGTATACTGGTTGCAAAGATGGGTCAAGATGGCCATGACAGAGGAGCTAAAGTTATTGCTACAGGATTTGCAGACATTGGCTTTGACGTGGACATAGGTCCTCTCTTCCAG ACACCTCGAGAAGTGGCCCAGCAGGCAGTCGATGCGGACGTGCACTGTGTCGGTGTGAGCACACTTGCAGCAGGTCATAAAACTCTTGTGCCTGAGCTCATCAAAGAACTGGACGCCCTCGGCCGGCCAGACATTCTTGTCATATGCGGAGGTGTCATCCCACCTCAG GATTATGACTTCCTGTACGAAGCTGGCGTTACCAACGTGTTTGGTCCGGGGACTCGCATTCCAAAAGCAGCCGTCCAAGTGTTGGATGATATTGAGAAgtgcctggagaagaggcagcagtCTGTGTAA